A DNA window from Hemibagrus wyckioides isolate EC202008001 linkage group LG11, SWU_Hwy_1.0, whole genome shotgun sequence contains the following coding sequences:
- the eefsec gene encoding selenocysteine-specific elongation factor: MADPEPTPGDDLPKTLNFNVGVLGHVDSGKTSLARALSSTASTAAFDKNPQSKERGITLDLGFSAFTVPMPEHMKQSCGEYDSLQFTLVDCPGHASLIRTIIGGAQIIDLMMLVVDIVKGMQTQTAECLLIGQLTCSHMIVILNKTDLLPSDKRQGAIEKMTKRMHKTLENTRFKGCPVIAVAAKPGGPEAPDTAEAQGITELIELLKSQAFLPRRDPSGSLLMAVDHCFSIRGQGTVITGTILQGALRVNDNLEIPALKVTRKVKSIQMFRKPVPSAMQGDRVGVCVTQFDPKLLERGVVCTPGSLHTIHAAIISVRKIEYYRGALSCRAKFHITVGHETVMARVSFFSRASLIPDSGAVSPTEQSAEAFSFDWEFCHQEEYLTGQGEAEGRDPAQWALLEFERPVTCPPLCLVIGSRLDSDIHSNTCRLAFHGKLLDGFEDKSYVDSMLPRLKISKNKHKEGAVERVTDDYTVIGKNLFKKETNLQLFVGLKVTLSSGETGVIDGSFGQSGKIKIRIPEGLKEETKQLLSSSSKKKGKGGAKNEPPKGEDAKVDSQPITIHLNFKRYIYDPHKKMVQS; encoded by the exons ATGGCAGATCCCGAGCCGACTCCTGGGGACGATCTCCCCAAAACTCTGAACTTTAACGTGGGCGTGCTGGGACATGTGGACAGCGGTAAGACGTCTTTGGCTCGAGCTCTGAGCAGCACCGCGTCCACGGCAGCCTTCGACAAGAACCCGCAGTCCAAAGAGCGCGGCATTACACTGGACCTGGGTTTCAGCGCCTTCACTGTTCCCATGCCTGAGCACATGAAGCAGAGCTGTGGGGAGTACGACAGCCTGCAGTTCACACTGGTGGACTGTCCAGGACATGCCTCCCTCATTCGCACCATCATTGGGG GGGCTCAAATTATTGACCTGATGATGTTAGTGGTTGACATTGTGAAAGGAATGCAGACGCAAACAGCAGAGTGTCTCCTGATCGGTCAGCTCACCTGTTCACACATGATCGTCATCCTCAATAAAACAGATTTGTTGCCCAGTGACAAGAGACAGGGTGCCATTGAGAAGATGACCAAGAGGATGCACAAAACTTTGGAAAACACTAG ATTTAAAGGATGTCCTGTCATTGCCGTGGCAGCAAAGCCAGGGGGACCCGAGGCTCCAGATACAGCTGAAGCACAGGGAATCACTGAGCTCATAGAG CTGCTAAAATCCCAGGCGTTCCTACCGCGGAGAGACCCATCTGGTTCTCTGCTAATGGCAGTGGATCATTGTTTCTCCATTCGTGGTCAAGGAACAGTTATTACAGGGACCATCCTGCAGGGGGCACTGCGTGTCAATGATAATCTAGAGATACCTGCACTCAAG GTAACTCGTAAGGTGAAGTCGATCCAGATGTTCCGTAAGCCAGTTCCTAGTGCGATGCAAGGAGATCGGGTCGGCGTGTGTGTCACGCAGTTCGACCCAAAGCTGCTGGAGAGAGGTGTGGTGTGTACACCTGGTTCATTGCATACCATTCATGCTGCCATCATTTCTGTACGAAAGATCGAGTACTACCGTGGTGCACTTAGCTGTCGTGCAAAATTCCACATCACAGTTGGACATGAAACAGTCATGGCACGTGTGTCATTCTTCAGCCGGGCTTCTCTGATTCCTGACTCAGGAGCAGTGTCTCCTACAGAACAGAGTGCAGAGGCTTTCTCGTTTGACTGGGAGTTTTGCCACCAGGAGGAGTATTTGACTGGCCAGGGAGAAGCTGAGGGACGGGATCCAGCACAGTGGGCATTATTAGAGTTTGAACGGCCTGTCACGTGTCCACCACTCTGTTTGGTGATTGGCTCCCGACTGGACTCTGATATCCACAGTAACACATGCAGACTTGCTTTCCATGGAAAGCTGTTGGACGGCTTTGAGGACAAAAGCTATGTGGACAGCATGTTGCCGAGGCTGAAAATAAGTAAAAACAAGCACAAAGAAGGAGCAGTGGAACGG GTGACAGACGACTACACTGTGATTGGTAAAAACCTGTTCAAGAAAGAGACCAACCTTCAGCTGTTTGTGGGTTTAAAGGTCACACTTTCTTCAGGAGAGACAGGGGTCATTGATGGCAGTTTTGGACAGAGTGGCAAAATCAAAATTAGAATTCCAG AGGGACTGAAAGAAGAAACAAAGCAActcctctcttcttcctccaagaaaaaaggaaagggcGGGGCTAAAAACGAACCGCCTAAAGGGGAAGACGCCAAAGTGGACTCCCAGCCTATAACCATTCATTTGAATtttaaaagatatatttatGACCCACATAAAAAGATGGTACAGTCTTAA
- the rft1 gene encoding protein RFT1 homolog, with protein MGSEDVLKSASTLASYNVLLQVMFRVLTFFLNAFTLRFVSKELIGVVNVRLMLLYSTLVFLSREAFRRACLSGEGAGRNWRQVINLLWLTLPLGCFWAVLLVCVWLWLLQPPDPQTVPHYGPAVGIFCMAALTELLAEPLWVLAHAHMLVRLKVIAESLAIIAKCLVTVMMVVSAPRWGLYIFSAAQCVYAGFLCLCYVVYFVRFLGSEKAAKNSFPLRHISELLPTTMKGQPLINWKLATLTWSFFKQSFLKQILTEGERYVMTFLNVLSFGDQGVYDIVNNLGSMVARFLFLPIEESFYVFFAKVLERGRDIQHQKKEEVSMAANVLECLLKLVLLIGLIITAFGYSYSHLALDMYGGELLSSGSGPSLLRCYSFYVLLLAINGVTECFVFAAMSKEEVDRYNLVMLGLSASFLLLSYWLTWLFGGVGFVLANCCNMALRIIHSIIYIHRYFQDSGHTPLSGLRPHPALLITLIISSILTAVSERMLCCDSGWLLRIAHVSIGAVCLLAVVIVALLTEKRLVQFIRTQLLPKYSKKHT; from the exons ATGGGCTCGGAAGACGTACTCAAGAGTGCATCAACTCTTGCATCGTACAATGTCCTGCTACAG GTAATGTTCCGTGTGCTTACTTTCTTCCTGAACGCGTTCACATTGCGCTTCGTGTCCAAAGAGTTAATTGGTGTGGTCAACGTCCG GCTGATGCTGCTGTACTCCACACTAGTTTTCTTGTCCAGAGAGGCGTTCAGGAGGGCGTGTCTAAGCGGAGAGGGGGCAGGGCGTAACTGGAGACAGGTGATCAACCTGTTATGGCTGAC GTTGCCACTCGGCTGTTTCTGGGCTGTGTTACTGGTGTGCGTGTGGCTGTGGCTCCTCCAGCCTCCAGACCCTCAGACTGTCCCACACTATGGACCTGCTGTGGGAATCTTCTGCATGGCTGCTCTAACTGAGTTGCTTGCTGAGCCTCTCTGGGTTCTTGCACATGCTCATATGCTTGTTCGGTTAAAg GTGATTGCGGAAAGTCTAGCAATAATTGCTAAGTGTCTTGTcactgtgatgatggtggtctCTGCTCCTCGATGGGGTCTCTATATATTCTCTGCTGCCCAG tgtgtgtatgcaggatTCTTGTGTCTTTGCTACGTTGTTTACTTCGTACGTTTCCTGGGTTCAGAGAAAGCAGCGAAGAATTCCTTTCCGCTGCGTCACATCTCAGAGCTACTGCCCACCACAATGAAAGGACAG CCACTGATAAACTGGAAGCTTGCCACATTGACATGGAGTTTCTTCAAACAATCTTTCCTCAAACAGATTCTCACAGAAG GCGAGCGCTACGTGATGACCTTTCTGAATGTTCTTAGCTTTGGAGACCAGG gggTGTATGATATAGTGAATAACCTTGGCTCGATGGTGGCACGTTTTCTTTTCTTGCCTATTGAGGAGAGTTTCTACGTATTTTTCGCCAAGGTGTTAGAGCGCGGACGTGACATACAGCATCAGAAAAAA GAGGAGGTGTCTATGGCAGCTAATGTACTGGAATGTCTGCTAAAGCTGGTTCTTCTGATTGGTCTGATTATCACTGCTTTTGGTTACTCCTACTCACACCTCGCCCTCGATATGTACGGAGGGGAACTTTTGAGCAGTGGATCAG gtccCTCTCTTTTACGCTGTTACAGTTTTTATGTATTACTTTTAGCCATTAATGGTGTAACAGAGTGCTTTGTTTTTGCTGCCATGAGTAAGGAGGAGGTAGACAG GTATAACCTGGTTATGTTGGGACTATCTGCCTccttcctgctgctttcctaTTGGCTGACTTGGCTGTTTGGGGGCGTCGGCTTCGTCCTGGCAAACTGCTGCAACATGGCTTTGCGAATTATCCATAGCATTATTTACATACATCGCTACTTCCAGGACAGTGGCCACACCCCTCTGTCAGGGCTCCGCCCACACCCTGCACTCTTAATTACCCTCATAATCAGTTCCATCCTGACAGCCGTCTCCGAG CGTATGCTGTGTTGTGACAGTGGATGGTTGCTGAGGATCGCACATGTCTCCATTGGAGCAGTTTGTTTACTGGCTGTGGTCATAGTGGCGCTTCTTACTGAAAAAAGACTTGTTCAGTTCATCAGAACTCAGCTACTACCCAAATACagcaaaaaacacacatga
- the ruvbl1 gene encoding ruvB-like 1 — protein MKIEEVKSTTKTQRIASHSHVKGLGLDEAGYAKQTASGLVGQETAREACGIIVELIRLKKMAGRAVLLVGPPGTGKTALALAMAQELGNKVPFCPMVGSEVYSSEIKKTEVLMENFRRAIGLRIKETKEVYEGEVTELTPCETENPMGGYGKTISHVIIGLKTAKGTKQLKLDPSIYESLQKERVEVGDVIYIEANSGAVKRQGRCDTFATEFDLEAEEYVPLPKGDVHKKKEIIQDVTLHDLDIANARPQGGQDILSMMGQLMKPRKTEITDKLRGEINKVVNKYIDQGVAELVPGVLFVDEVHMLDIECFTYLHRALESSISPIVVFASNRGKCLIRGTEDIHSPHGIPLDLLDRVMIIRTMLYTPQEMKQIIKIRAQTEGINISEEALSHLGEIGTKTTLRYAVQLLTPANLLSRVQGKEVVEREQVEEINELFYDAKSSAKILQDQHTKFMK, from the exons ATGAAGATCGAGGAGGTGAAGAGCACGACGAAAACCCAGCGCATTGCTTCTCACAGCCATGTGAAAGGCCTCGGGTTAGACGAAGCCGGTTATGCTAAGCAGACTGCGTCCGGCCTTGTGGGCCAGGAGACCGCCAGAgag GCCTGTGGAATCATTGTAGAGCTGATTCGTTTAAAAAAGATGGCTGGCCGAGCCGTCTTGCTGGTAGGCCCACCTGGAACTGGAAAG ACTGCTTTAGCATTGGCCATGGCTCAGGAGCTGGGAAATAAGGTGCCTTTTTGTCCCATGGTGGGCAGTGAAGTGTATTCCTCAGAGATCAAGAAGACCGAGGTCCTGATGGAGAACTTCAGGAGAGCTATTG GACTGCGAATCAAGGAGACTAAGGAAGTATATGAAGGTGAAGTGACAGAGCTGACCCCATGTGAGACGGAGAATCCAATGGGTGGCTATGGCAAAACTATCAGTCATGTCATCATTGGCCTGAAGACAGCAAAAGGCACTAAACAGCTGAAG CTCGACCCCAGTATCTATGAGAGCCTGCAGAAGGAGAGAGTGGAAGTTGGTGATGTTATCTACATCGAAGCTAACAGTGGAGCAGTAAAG AGACAAGGACGCTGTGATACCTTTGCAACAGAGTTCGACTTGGAGGCTGAAGAATACGTTCCATTGCCCAAAGGAGATGTACACAAGAAGAAAGAGATTATACAAGATGTTACGCTTCATGACCTGGACATAGCTAATGCACGCCCTCAG GGAGGTCAGGACATCCTGTCTATGATGGGCCAGCTAATGAAACCCCGGAAGACTGAGATCACGG ataaaCTACGAGGGGAGATCAACAAGGTGGTGAACAAGTACATAGATCAAGGTGTGGCAGAACTCGTACCAGGTGTCCTGTTCGTCGATGAGGTCCACATGCTGGATATTGAGTGTTTCACTTACCTGCACCGAGCTCTGGAGAGCTCTATCTCCCCAATAGTTGTGTTCGCATCCAACCGGGGAAAATGTCTCATCAG aggAACAGAAGACATTCACTCTCCTCATGGAATACCTCTTGATCTGTTGGATCGAGTTATGATCATCAGAACTATGCTGTATACTCCTCAAGAAATGAAACAG aTTATTAAAATCCGAGCTCAGACAGAAGGCATAAACATCAGTGAGGAGGCTTTATCACACCTGGGAGAGATTGGCACCAAGACTACCCTCAG GTATGCTGTTCAGCTCTTAACTCCTGCAAATCTGCTGTCCCGAGTTCAGGGGAAAGAAGTTGTTGAAAGAGAACAAGTGGAAGAAATTAATGAGCTCTTCTATGACGCCAAGTCTTCGGCAAAGATCCTTCAAGACCAGCACACCAAGTTCATGAAGTAA
- the mustn1a gene encoding musculoskeletal embryonic nuclear protein 1a produces the protein MSQLQEEGEEGKIKRPEVRNEDLIEARDKLASGTPVKSKTFEVMEECERAGKVAPSVFSNVRSGGETVFNKPKKK, from the exons ATGTCTCAA CTACAGGAGGAGGGAGAAGAGGGCAAGATAAAGAGGCCAGAGGTGAGGAATGAGGACCTGATTGAGGCGAGGGATAAACTAGCGTCCGGGACGCCGGTGAAGAGCAAGACGTTTGAAGTGATGGAGGAATGTG AACGCGCAGGGAAAGTTGCTCCATCCGTGTTCAGTAATGTTCGATCAGGAGGAGAGACCGTCTTCAACAAACCCAAGAAAAAGTAA